A part of Apostichopus japonicus isolate 1M-3 chromosome 10, ASM3797524v1, whole genome shotgun sequence genomic DNA contains:
- the LOC139974681 gene encoding profilin-A-like encodes MSWDAYITNLLATNYVTEGVILGHNGSVWAASPGLKIQPAEITALIAGFKENSPLHATGVHINGVKYFTLRANDNEVLAKKGPTGIACYKTTQAIVIGFHPESVQPGQCTTEVAKVADYLREQGY; translated from the exons ATGAGTTGGGACGCATACATTACCAATCTTTTAGCCACCAACTATGTAACGGAAGGAGTGATCTTAGGGCATAATGGGAGTGTTTGGGCAGCTTCCCCCGGCCTGAAG ATACAACCAGCAGAGATTACAGCCTTGATAGCaggatttaaagaaaattcaCCCCTTCATGCAACTGGAGTCCATATTAACGGTGTAAAGTATTTTACGTTAAGAGCTAATGACAATGAAGTACTTGCAAAGAAAGGTCCGACGGGAATTGCCTGTTACAAAACAACACAAG CAATTGTAATAGGATTCCACCCTGAAAGCGTTCAACCTGGTCAATGTACAACAGAAGTTGCAAAAGTTGCAGATTATCTAAGAG